In Hamadaea flava, a genomic segment contains:
- a CDS encoding carbohydrate ABC transporter permease, producing the protein MSLPTTTPAHSAEVPPQPGRAPRSPSSFLVRASRWSRLDTKASPYVYIAPFFVIFGIFGLFPLIYTGYVALNDWEVGADTHTFVGLDNFVKILSDNYFWNAVFNTIGIFVVSTIPQLLLALMLANALNKRMRGRMWLRMGVLVPNITSVAAVAILFSQLFARDFGLINWLLHFVGVSPIDWQAHKWTAWLAISTMVDWRWMGYNALIYLAAMQSIPKDIYESAALDGASSRRQFWSITVPMLRPTIIFTVIISTIGGFQLYAEPLLFTGGASAFLGGTLRQSQTVTMYLMEQFYNKFEYGDMAAVAWLLFFLILIFSGVNYLITARLESSGKRGGKK; encoded by the coding sequence ATGAGCCTGCCGACCACTACTCCGGCACACTCGGCCGAAGTGCCCCCGCAGCCGGGCCGGGCCCCCCGCTCGCCGTCGTCCTTCCTGGTACGCGCGTCGCGCTGGAGCCGCCTGGACACCAAGGCCTCGCCCTACGTCTACATCGCTCCGTTCTTCGTCATCTTCGGGATCTTCGGGCTCTTCCCGCTGATCTACACCGGATACGTGGCGCTGAACGACTGGGAGGTGGGCGCTGACACGCACACCTTCGTGGGCCTCGACAACTTCGTCAAGATCCTCAGCGACAACTACTTCTGGAACGCCGTCTTCAACACGATCGGCATCTTCGTGGTGTCGACGATCCCGCAGCTGCTGCTGGCGCTGATGCTGGCGAACGCGCTGAACAAGCGGATGCGCGGGCGGATGTGGCTGCGGATGGGCGTACTGGTCCCGAACATCACCTCGGTCGCCGCGGTCGCCATCCTGTTCAGCCAGCTCTTCGCCCGCGACTTCGGCCTGATCAACTGGCTGCTGCACTTCGTCGGGGTCAGCCCGATCGACTGGCAGGCGCACAAATGGACCGCCTGGCTCGCCATCTCGACCATGGTGGACTGGCGCTGGATGGGCTACAACGCGTTGATCTACCTGGCCGCGATGCAGTCGATCCCCAAGGACATCTACGAGTCCGCCGCCCTGGACGGCGCGTCGTCGCGTCGCCAGTTCTGGTCGATCACGGTGCCGATGCTGCGGCCGACGATCATCTTCACGGTCATCATCTCGACCATCGGCGGCTTCCAGCTGTACGCCGAGCCGCTGCTGTTCACCGGGGGAGCGAGCGCCTTCCTCGGCGGCACGCTGCGCCAGTCGCAGACCGTGACGATGTACCTGATGGAGCAGTTCTACAACAAGTTCGAGTACGGCGACATGGCCGCCGTCGCGTGGCTGCTCTTCTTCCTGATCCTCATCTTCAGCGGCGTGAACTACCTGATCACCGCACGGCTGGAGTCCTCCGGCAAGCGTGGAGGCAAGAAATGA
- a CDS encoding dihydrofolate reductase family protein — translation MTIDEELLRRYPRTAGLRVNFVTSLDGAAAVDGLSTGLSSVADKQVFRLLRMTCDALLVGAGTLRDEDYRPLTLDPERRSWRLASGLSAYPRLVIFSRMLALDPGHRALREAPARPLVVTPADPGDHPLREVADVLVADLSEALARLRADGLTHLLCEGGPTLLGALTSADLVDELCLTLSPVLTGPGATRMTVGPEHPSRPMRLIHAIPADQALLLRYRRAHD, via the coding sequence GTGACGATCGACGAGGAGTTGCTGCGCCGGTATCCGCGTACGGCGGGGCTCCGGGTCAATTTCGTGACCAGCCTGGACGGGGCGGCCGCCGTCGACGGGCTGTCGACCGGCCTGTCCAGCGTCGCCGACAAACAGGTCTTCCGGCTGCTCCGGATGACCTGCGACGCGCTGCTCGTCGGGGCCGGCACGCTGCGCGACGAGGATTACCGGCCGCTCACGCTCGACCCCGAACGACGGTCCTGGCGTCTGGCGTCCGGGCTTTCGGCGTATCCCCGCTTGGTGATCTTCAGCCGCATGCTGGCGCTGGACCCCGGGCATCGCGCCCTCCGCGAGGCTCCGGCCCGGCCCCTGGTGGTGACGCCCGCCGATCCGGGCGACCACCCGCTGCGCGAGGTCGCGGACGTGCTGGTCGCGGACCTGAGCGAGGCGCTGGCCCGGCTGCGCGCCGACGGGCTCACCCACCTGCTCTGCGAGGGCGGCCCGACCCTGCTCGGCGCGTTGACCAGCGCGGACCTGGTCGACGAGCTCTGCCTGACACTGTCGCCGGTGCTCACCGGGCCCGGCGCGACCCGGATGACCGTCGGCCCCGAGCATCCATCGAGACCAATGCGCCTGATCCACGCCATACCCGCTGACCAGGCACTTCTGCTCCGGTACCGTCGCGCGCATGATTGA
- a CDS encoding carbohydrate ABC transporter permease encodes MLLATVVLSIFPLYYMIVVATREQGATSSVPPPLIPGSSLGDNVGRLLSNENAAFMTGMVNSAIISLTLTVSVVFLSTLAGFAFAKLRFRGRNALMLSILVTMMVPAQLGVVPLYMMMAKLQWANHLPSVIVPFLVNGFGVFMMRQYVSQSVPDELIEAARVDGCNTFRIYWSVVLPALRPAIAVLALFTFMAQWNEFFWASLAMGDPSNPTVQISLQHLSTGYYNDYAQVFAGTLLSILPLLAAFIVFGRQIIGGIMEGALKA; translated from the coding sequence ATGCTGTTGGCGACGGTCGTCCTGTCGATCTTCCCGCTGTACTACATGATCGTCGTGGCGACCCGTGAGCAAGGCGCGACCAGCTCGGTGCCGCCGCCCCTGATCCCGGGCAGCAGCCTGGGCGACAACGTCGGCCGGCTGCTGTCGAACGAGAACGCGGCGTTCATGACGGGCATGGTGAACTCGGCGATCATCTCGCTGACGCTCACCGTCTCGGTCGTGTTCCTGTCGACGCTCGCCGGGTTCGCCTTCGCCAAGCTGCGGTTCCGCGGCCGCAACGCGCTGATGCTGTCGATCCTGGTCACCATGATGGTGCCCGCGCAGCTCGGTGTGGTGCCGCTGTACATGATGATGGCCAAGCTCCAGTGGGCCAACCACCTGCCGTCGGTGATCGTTCCGTTCCTCGTCAACGGGTTCGGCGTGTTCATGATGCGGCAGTACGTCAGCCAGTCCGTGCCGGACGAGCTGATCGAAGCGGCTCGGGTCGACGGCTGCAACACCTTCCGGATCTACTGGAGCGTGGTGCTTCCGGCGCTCCGCCCGGCCATCGCCGTCCTGGCGTTGTTCACCTTCATGGCACAGTGGAACGAGTTCTTCTGGGCCTCGCTGGCCATGGGCGACCCGTCCAACCCGACCGTGCAGATCTCGCTGCAGCACCTCTCGACGGGGTACTACAACGACTACGCGCAGGTCTTCGCGGGTACGCTGCTGTCAATCCTGCCGCTCCTGGCGGCGTTCATCGTGTTCGGCCGTCAGATCATCGGCGGCATCATGGAAGGTGCTCTGAAGGCGTGA
- a CDS encoding exonuclease SbcCD subunit D — protein sequence MKILHTSDWHVGKVLKGQPRAEEQLTALASVIEVARGERPDLIIVAGDLFDTAAPTPEAQKIVYRALAALRRLAEIVVIAGNHDNGPALDALRVFAESENLHLRGRVSDKPADHLITGVTPGGEPWRCIALPFLSQRYAVRALDMFELTQAEAHSTYADHLSRLLEAIAAESFTDPSAVNLVTAHLTVVGAAMGGGEREAHTILGYAVPSTVFPPNTHYVALGHLHRAQTLPGHCPVRYSGSPLPVDFGEEENPPSVTIVEATADTTALVREVPLPSGRRLRTLRGTLEQLSEMDPGDDWLRVVVSEKPRAGLREQVQEMLPRALDIRIDPAMLETKHPDRPARAERSPVALFADYLADRGHDDPATQKLFEELYQEVS from the coding sequence GTGAAGATCCTGCACACCTCCGACTGGCACGTCGGGAAAGTCCTGAAAGGACAGCCGCGGGCCGAGGAACAGCTCACCGCGTTGGCCTCGGTCATCGAGGTCGCCCGCGGGGAGCGACCCGACCTGATCATCGTCGCGGGCGACCTGTTCGACACCGCCGCTCCGACGCCCGAGGCCCAGAAGATCGTCTACCGGGCGCTGGCAGCGCTCCGGCGACTCGCCGAGATCGTGGTGATCGCCGGCAACCACGACAACGGGCCGGCGCTGGACGCCCTGCGGGTGTTCGCCGAGTCGGAGAACCTGCACCTGCGCGGCCGGGTCTCCGACAAACCGGCGGACCACCTGATCACCGGGGTGACCCCGGGCGGCGAGCCGTGGCGCTGCATCGCGCTGCCCTTCCTCTCCCAGCGGTACGCCGTCCGCGCGCTCGACATGTTCGAGCTGACCCAGGCCGAGGCGCACAGCACGTACGCCGACCACCTGTCGCGCCTGCTCGAGGCGATCGCGGCGGAGAGCTTCACCGACCCGAGCGCGGTCAACCTGGTCACCGCGCACCTGACCGTCGTCGGCGCGGCGATGGGCGGCGGCGAGCGGGAGGCGCACACGATCCTCGGCTACGCCGTCCCCTCGACGGTGTTCCCGCCGAACACGCACTACGTGGCGTTGGGCCATCTGCACCGGGCGCAGACGCTCCCCGGGCACTGCCCGGTCCGCTACAGCGGCAGCCCGTTGCCGGTCGACTTCGGCGAGGAGGAGAACCCGCCGTCGGTGACGATCGTCGAGGCCACCGCCGACACCACGGCGCTCGTCCGGGAGGTTCCGCTGCCGTCCGGGCGGCGGCTGCGTACGCTGCGGGGCACCCTGGAGCAACTGTCCGAGATGGACCCGGGCGACGACTGGCTGCGCGTCGTGGTGAGCGAGAAGCCGCGCGCCGGGCTGCGCGAGCAGGTGCAGGAGATGCTGCCGCGCGCCCTGGATATCCGGATCGATCCGGCGATGCTGGAGACGAAGCACCCCGACCGGCCGGCTCGGGCCGAACGGTCACCGGTCGCGTTGTTCGCCGACTACCTGGCCGACCGTGGTCATGACGACCCCGCCACTCAGAAGCTCTTCGAGGAGCTTTACCAGGAGGTGAGCTGA
- a CDS encoding potassium channel family protein, producing the protein MDQGAFGEADQGGVRLPGRHPGDPLRQIWRRIAYAVLILAAVVVIVMLDRDGYKDANRPELTWLGAFYYATVTLSTTGYGDIVPVSDAARVVNIFLITPLRVAFLAILVGTTFEVLTRRTREQLRRSRWRSTLIEHTIVVGYGTKGHTAIQTLLADGSPKTAFVVIERSTNLAEEANRDGFAVVVGDATRSSVLRKAAVETAERVVVATDRDDTAVLVALTVRQINQGCTIVASVRQAENEPLLLQSGVDAVITTSEAAGRLLGVAARSPAISEVFNDLLIHGAGLDLVERPVKPEEIGRTLRECAEPVIAVLRGGHALPYGQVTTLQTADRLVLVTSP; encoded by the coding sequence ATGGACCAGGGCGCGTTCGGCGAGGCCGACCAGGGCGGCGTACGCCTGCCGGGGCGCCACCCGGGCGATCCGCTGCGCCAGATCTGGCGGCGCATCGCGTACGCCGTCCTGATCCTGGCCGCCGTCGTCGTCATCGTGATGCTCGACCGGGACGGCTACAAGGACGCGAACCGGCCCGAGCTGACCTGGCTGGGCGCGTTCTACTACGCCACCGTGACCCTGTCCACGACCGGCTACGGCGACATCGTTCCGGTCAGCGACGCCGCCCGCGTGGTGAACATCTTCCTGATCACGCCGCTGCGGGTGGCCTTCCTGGCGATCCTGGTCGGCACCACGTTCGAGGTGCTCACCCGGCGTACGCGAGAACAGCTGCGCCGTAGCCGCTGGAGGTCCACCTTGATCGAGCACACCATCGTCGTCGGGTACGGCACGAAGGGGCATACGGCGATCCAGACGCTGCTGGCCGACGGGTCGCCGAAGACGGCGTTCGTCGTCATCGAGCGTTCGACCAACCTGGCCGAGGAGGCCAACCGGGACGGCTTCGCGGTCGTCGTCGGTGACGCCACCCGCAGCAGCGTGCTGCGCAAGGCGGCGGTGGAGACGGCCGAGCGCGTCGTCGTCGCGACCGACCGGGACGACACCGCTGTGCTGGTCGCGTTGACCGTCCGCCAGATCAACCAGGGGTGCACCATCGTCGCCTCGGTCCGCCAGGCCGAGAACGAGCCGCTGCTGTTGCAGTCCGGGGTGGACGCCGTCATCACCACGTCCGAGGCGGCCGGCCGGCTGCTCGGGGTGGCCGCCCGCTCCCCCGCGATCAGCGAGGTCTTCAACGACCTGCTGATCCACGGCGCCGGTCTCGACCTGGTCGAACGCCCGGTCAAGCCGGAGGAGATCGGGCGTACCCTCCGCGAATGCGCGGAGCCGGTGATCGCCGTGCTCCGAGGCGGGCACGCACTGCCGTACGGCCAGGTCACCACGTTGCAGACCGCCGACCGGCTGGTCCTGGTCACCTCCCCCTGA
- a CDS encoding ABC transporter substrate-binding protein: MGVTSRRRALAAVAVLAIGALGLTACSDDKDGTGSSTEQITLNVDVFGNFGYEELYKQYQAAHPNIKIVERGTGGQLGDYTQQVTQRLAAGSGLGDVIAIEEGMIIDMKSKGSAFVDLNEYGAKDLSGNFLPWKYEAAKTDDGKLIGLGTDVGGMAMCYRTDLFKQAGLPTNRDEVSKLWPTWDDYINVGKQFKSRVPKAGFIDAVTNTYNSILMQEAGNTTGYTYFDTKNAYVTDTNPAVRKAWDISNKILEAGLSAKLQAWTDQWNAGFKNAQFATIACPAWMTGYITSQNGDAGKGKWDIATVPGSGGNWGGSWLSVPKQSKHQKEAAELAKFLTNPAGQIAAFKSKGNLPSSPQALDDPAVKAAVNDYFSNAPTGTIYGASAKALKPVYLGAKNVPVRTAVENALRSVEQGQKKSDAAWTTAVADGKKAA, encoded by the coding sequence ATGGGCGTCACCTCGCGCCGCCGCGCCCTCGCGGCGGTCGCCGTCCTTGCGATTGGAGCGCTCGGCCTGACCGCCTGTAGCGACGACAAGGACGGCACCGGTTCGAGCACCGAGCAGATCACCCTGAACGTCGACGTCTTCGGCAACTTCGGTTACGAGGAGCTCTACAAGCAGTACCAGGCCGCGCACCCGAACATCAAGATCGTGGAGCGTGGCACCGGCGGCCAGCTCGGTGACTACACCCAGCAGGTGACGCAGCGCCTCGCGGCCGGCAGCGGCCTCGGCGACGTGATCGCCATCGAAGAGGGCATGATCATCGACATGAAGTCGAAGGGCTCCGCCTTCGTCGACCTCAACGAGTACGGCGCCAAGGACCTGTCCGGCAACTTCCTGCCCTGGAAGTACGAGGCGGCCAAGACCGACGACGGCAAGCTCATCGGTCTCGGCACCGACGTCGGCGGCATGGCGATGTGCTACCGCACCGACCTGTTCAAGCAGGCCGGCCTGCCGACCAACCGCGACGAGGTCTCCAAGCTCTGGCCGACCTGGGACGACTACATCAACGTCGGCAAGCAGTTCAAGTCCAGGGTGCCGAAGGCCGGCTTCATCGACGCGGTCACGAACACCTACAACAGCATCCTGATGCAGGAGGCCGGCAACACCACCGGCTACACGTACTTCGACACGAAGAACGCGTACGTGACCGACACCAACCCGGCCGTCCGGAAGGCTTGGGACATCTCGAACAAGATCCTCGAGGCGGGCCTGTCGGCCAAGCTCCAGGCCTGGACCGACCAGTGGAACGCGGGCTTCAAGAACGCGCAGTTCGCGACCATCGCCTGCCCCGCCTGGATGACCGGGTACATCACCTCGCAGAACGGTGACGCGGGCAAGGGCAAGTGGGACATCGCCACGGTCCCCGGCAGCGGCGGCAACTGGGGCGGCTCCTGGCTGTCCGTGCCGAAGCAGAGCAAGCACCAGAAGGAAGCCGCTGAGCTGGCCAAGTTCCTGACCAACCCGGCCGGCCAGATCGCCGCCTTCAAGTCGAAGGGCAACCTGCCGTCCTCGCCGCAGGCGCTGGACGACCCGGCGGTCAAGGCCGCGGTGAACGACTACTTCAGCAACGCGCCGACCGGCACCATCTACGGCGCCAGCGCGAAGGCTCTCAAGCCGGTCTACCTGGGCGCGAAGAACGTCCCGGTGCGTACGGCGGTGGAGAACGCGCTCCGCTCGGTCGAGCAGGGTCAGAAGAAGTCCGACGCCGCCTGGACGACGGCGGTCGCCGACGGCAAGAAGGCCGCGTAA
- a CDS encoding ATP-binding protein, with amino-acid sequence MSFPAHSPGDQTGPGSPVGRVLGTQDASPLTFWVAVGSDAYLQLDDVVVTQRDLPDRGTVTISGVVTAVRARHEGAAFESDVFAIADGMLPAMVQEAAEITVTRVEPEIYVPPAPGAVAYRAHGETRDAALSFDRMQRRLPIGIGRDGAPLYLNTDFLDGSRGAHVSISGISGVATKTSFATFLLYSIFTSGVLGSKAESANTKALIFNVKGEDLLFLDHENNRLDEPTREAYHKLGLDAGAFKQVTVFAPARAGDPSGSPDVASRLTGVDPFYWTLSEFTEQRLLPYVFADADDERQQYTMVVHAVAAHLAREAQPAGGGISLDGTRLGSYDDFVDYIVEQLNDDETRSTWAGSSVGLGTVNAFARRLISSKRDLSRLIRGDLPGGRAHQISTADAGQVTVVDLHNLPDRAQRFVVGVTLKTEFERKEKAGTAKPLLFVVLDELNKYAPRDGTSPIKEVLLDIAERGRSLGVILIGAQQTASEVERRIVSNSAIRVVGRLDPAEASRPEYGFLPPTQRQRALLAKPGTMFVAQPEIPVPLAVEFPFPAWATRPSEAGAAPRATLASMVSATDPFAVVGSTRDGGIDDDEIPF; translated from the coding sequence GTGAGCTTCCCCGCGCACTCCCCCGGCGACCAGACCGGCCCCGGCAGTCCCGTCGGCCGCGTCCTCGGTACGCAGGACGCCAGCCCGCTGACCTTCTGGGTGGCCGTCGGCTCCGACGCCTACCTGCAGCTCGACGACGTCGTGGTGACCCAGCGCGACCTGCCCGATCGCGGCACCGTCACGATCTCCGGCGTCGTCACCGCCGTCCGCGCCCGGCACGAGGGCGCCGCGTTCGAGTCCGACGTCTTCGCCATCGCCGACGGCATGCTGCCCGCGATGGTGCAGGAGGCGGCCGAGATCACGGTGACCCGGGTCGAGCCCGAGATCTACGTGCCGCCCGCGCCGGGCGCGGTGGCGTACCGGGCGCACGGCGAGACCCGTGACGCCGCGCTGAGCTTCGACCGGATGCAGCGGCGGCTGCCGATCGGCATCGGCCGCGACGGCGCGCCGCTGTACCTCAACACCGACTTTCTCGACGGCAGCCGGGGCGCGCACGTCAGCATCTCCGGCATCTCCGGGGTCGCGACGAAGACGAGCTTCGCCACGTTCCTGCTCTACTCCATCTTCACCTCGGGCGTGCTGGGCTCGAAGGCGGAGTCGGCCAACACCAAGGCGCTCATCTTCAACGTCAAGGGCGAGGACCTGCTCTTCCTCGATCACGAGAACAACAGGCTCGACGAGCCGACCCGGGAGGCGTACCACAAGCTGGGCCTGGACGCGGGGGCGTTCAAGCAGGTCACGGTGTTCGCGCCGGCGCGGGCCGGGGACCCGTCCGGCAGCCCCGACGTGGCGAGCCGGCTGACCGGGGTCGACCCGTTCTACTGGACGCTGAGCGAGTTCACCGAGCAGCGCCTGCTGCCTTATGTCTTCGCCGACGCCGACGACGAGCGCCAGCAGTACACGATGGTCGTCCACGCGGTCGCCGCCCACCTCGCCCGCGAGGCGCAGCCGGCCGGGGGCGGGATCAGCCTGGACGGCACCCGGCTCGGCAGCTACGACGATTTCGTGGATTACATCGTCGAGCAGCTCAACGACGACGAGACCCGATCCACCTGGGCGGGCAGCTCGGTCGGGCTCGGCACGGTCAACGCCTTCGCCCGCCGCCTGATCTCCAGCAAGCGGGACCTGTCCCGGCTGATCCGCGGCGACCTGCCCGGCGGCCGGGCGCACCAGATCAGCACCGCCGACGCCGGTCAGGTGACCGTGGTCGACCTGCACAACCTGCCCGACCGGGCGCAGCGCTTCGTCGTCGGTGTGACGCTGAAGACGGAGTTCGAGCGCAAGGAGAAGGCGGGCACGGCCAAGCCGCTGCTGTTCGTGGTGCTGGACGAGCTGAACAAGTACGCACCCCGCGACGGCACGAGCCCGATCAAGGAGGTGCTGCTCGACATCGCCGAGCGCGGCCGGTCGCTGGGCGTGATCCTGATCGGCGCCCAGCAGACGGCGTCGGAGGTCGAGCGCCGGATCGTGTCCAACTCCGCGATCCGGGTGGTCGGCCGGCTCGACCCGGCCGAGGCCTCGCGACCCGAATACGGCTTCCTGCCGCCCACCCAGCGGCAGCGGGCGCTGCTCGCCAAACCGGGCACGATGTTCGTGGCGCAGCCGGAGATCCCGGTCCCGCTGGCCGTCGAGTTCCCGTTCCCAGCCTGGGCCACCCGGCCGTCCGAGGCGGGCGCGGCCCCCCGCGCCACGCTGGCCAGCATGGTCAGTGCGACCGACCCGTTCGCGGTGGTCGGCTCGACACGCGACGGTGGCATCGACGACGACGAGATCCCGTTCTAG
- a CDS encoding SigE family RNA polymerase sigma factor, whose translation MQLTTATADSRAHESRPSTPAGDFAEFVTARSARLLRVAYLLTRDWALAEDLLQSSLAKAWTAWRRIEGDPEPYVRRILVNTYTSWWRRRWHHERPIGELPEQAAPDEHRGYDDRDQLARALGRLPRQQRAVLVLRYYEDLSEAQIADVLGISPGTVKSHAAKAIAKLRVDPGLTGLQPDSEPPAGAARLAAVQDRIQHARQRRIVSIASVCAVVLALVLGYAINPAHNVVPAPIASATSRLINGFPEYALGNRVVATGTATDETTPTKLSWVASTSDFSVYMRCRASAATYIRVTFETTSGQLGQMGCDATPDGPRTGIGTAIAWPTENVMNAGVTAGAYVVMTVSLAITKRPAPADVVVDVAVGERMAWSDYPFPAKPKVLQELDSNRLDQSPKALELRPPAADASQTVKTVGLTWGTQYKIHISQRAPGILRLMVAGVEVMSCGNWSWETGGCGYTLDPKDPDLLAKLPALRPGEEFEIAIVPEHVSADWAAWIAPEE comes from the coding sequence GTGCAGCTGACGACGGCTACGGCCGATTCGCGGGCCCACGAATCTCGGCCCAGCACGCCGGCGGGTGACTTCGCGGAGTTCGTGACCGCGCGGTCGGCCCGCCTGCTGCGCGTCGCGTACCTGCTCACCCGGGACTGGGCGCTGGCCGAGGATCTCCTGCAGTCCTCGCTGGCCAAAGCCTGGACGGCCTGGCGGCGTATCGAAGGCGATCCCGAGCCCTACGTCCGGCGGATCCTGGTGAACACGTACACGAGCTGGTGGCGGCGACGCTGGCACCACGAACGTCCCATCGGCGAGCTGCCCGAACAGGCCGCTCCGGACGAGCACCGCGGCTACGACGACCGCGACCAGCTCGCCCGCGCGCTCGGCCGGCTGCCCCGGCAGCAGCGCGCGGTCCTCGTCCTGCGCTACTACGAAGACCTCTCGGAGGCCCAGATCGCCGACGTGCTCGGCATCTCGCCGGGCACCGTCAAGAGCCACGCGGCCAAGGCCATCGCCAAACTCCGCGTCGACCCCGGGCTCACCGGTCTCCAACCGGACTCCGAGCCGCCCGCCGGCGCCGCCCGCCTCGCCGCCGTCCAGGACCGGATCCAGCACGCCCGCCAGCGTCGCATCGTCTCGATCGCCTCGGTGTGCGCGGTGGTCCTGGCGCTCGTCCTCGGGTACGCCATCAATCCGGCCCACAACGTGGTCCCCGCGCCGATCGCGTCCGCGACGTCGCGCCTGATCAACGGATTCCCCGAGTACGCCCTGGGCAACCGAGTCGTGGCGACCGGCACCGCGACGGACGAGACGACGCCGACGAAGCTGTCGTGGGTGGCCTCCACGAGCGACTTCTCCGTCTACATGCGCTGCCGGGCCTCGGCCGCGACGTACATCCGGGTCACCTTCGAGACCACCAGCGGCCAACTGGGCCAGATGGGGTGCGACGCCACTCCGGACGGTCCGCGTACGGGGATCGGCACGGCGATCGCCTGGCCGACCGAGAACGTGATGAACGCCGGGGTCACCGCCGGGGCGTACGTGGTCATGACCGTCAGCCTGGCGATCACCAAGCGCCCGGCCCCCGCCGATGTCGTCGTGGACGTCGCCGTCGGCGAACGGATGGCCTGGTCGGACTACCCGTTCCCGGCGAAGCCGAAGGTCCTGCAGGAGCTGGACTCCAACCGGCTCGACCAATCGCCCAAGGCGCTCGAACTCCGGCCGCCCGCCGCCGATGCGAGTCAGACCGTGAAGACAGTCGGCCTCACGTGGGGGACCCAATACAAGATCCACATAAGTCAGCGAGCGCCCGGCATACTCCGGCTGATGGTGGCCGGGGTGGAGGTGATGAGCTGCGGCAACTGGAGCTGGGAGACCGGCGGCTGCGGGTACACCCTCGATCCGAAGGACCCCGACCTGCTCGCCAAGCTTCCAGCCCTGAGGCCGGGCGAAGAGTTCGAGATCGCGATCGTGCCCGAACACGTCTCGGCGGACTGGGCGGCGTGGATCGCCCCGGAGGAATAA
- a CDS encoding GH1 family beta-glucosidase, which yields MTSNSDFPADFLWGAATASYQIEGAVTEGGRTPSIWDTFSHTPGRTVNGDTGDVACDHYHRMGEDVALMAKLGLKAYRFSTSWSRIQPHGRGPVSPDGIDFYSRLVDELLEQGIQPWITLYHWDLPQELEDAGGWPNRDTAERFGEYAALTQAALGDRVKHWITLNEPWCTAYLGYGNGHHAPGRTDPVDALAAAHHLNLGHGLAVRALRTDADARIGLTLNLHSLLPHTESPADLDAVRRIDGVGNRVFLDPVLRGAYPEDVAADVAHLTDLEFVRPGDLAVTSAPLDFLGVNYYSRQVVSGPSGSGETDSHSGAWPGSEQVEFHRRGLPVTQMGWEIDPEGLTALLRRVHQEYGPIPLYITENGAAYADEIGADGAVADPERIDYIGRHLAEVAGMIGEGIPLAGYFAWSLLDNFEWAWGYEKRFGLVHVDYTTQVRTPKASASWYADVIQANSLITADGTGK from the coding sequence GTGACCAGCAATTCCGACTTTCCGGCCGACTTCCTGTGGGGTGCGGCGACCGCGTCGTACCAGATCGAGGGGGCCGTCACCGAAGGCGGTCGCACCCCCTCCATCTGGGACACGTTCAGCCACACGCCCGGCCGGACGGTCAACGGGGACACCGGCGACGTGGCGTGCGACCACTACCACCGAATGGGCGAGGACGTCGCCCTCATGGCCAAGCTCGGGCTGAAGGCGTACCGGTTCAGCACGTCGTGGTCGCGGATCCAGCCGCACGGCCGGGGTCCGGTCAGCCCGGACGGCATCGACTTCTACTCGCGGCTGGTCGACGAACTGCTCGAGCAGGGCATCCAGCCCTGGATCACGCTCTACCACTGGGACCTGCCGCAGGAACTCGAGGACGCGGGCGGCTGGCCCAACCGCGACACCGCCGAGCGGTTCGGCGAGTACGCCGCGCTGACCCAGGCCGCGCTCGGCGACCGGGTCAAGCACTGGATCACGCTCAACGAGCCGTGGTGCACGGCGTACCTGGGCTACGGCAACGGGCACCACGCCCCTGGGCGTACCGACCCGGTCGACGCGCTGGCCGCCGCGCACCACCTCAACCTGGGGCACGGCCTGGCCGTCCGAGCGCTGCGCACCGACGCCGACGCCCGGATCGGGCTCACGCTCAACCTGCACTCACTCCTGCCGCACACCGAGTCGCCGGCCGACCTCGACGCGGTACGCCGCATCGACGGCGTCGGCAACCGGGTGTTCCTCGACCCGGTGCTGCGGGGCGCGTACCCGGAAGACGTCGCCGCGGACGTGGCGCATCTGACGGATCTGGAGTTCGTGCGGCCGGGCGACCTCGCGGTGACCAGCGCCCCGCTGGACTTCCTCGGGGTGAACTACTACAGCCGTCAGGTCGTGTCCGGCCCCTCGGGCTCGGGCGAGACCGACTCGCACAGCGGCGCCTGGCCGGGCAGCGAGCAGGTGGAGTTCCACCGGCGCGGCCTGCCGGTGACCCAGATGGGCTGGGAGATCGACCCCGAGGGGCTCACCGCGTTGCTGCGCCGGGTGCACCAGGAGTACGGGCCGATCCCGCTGTACATCACCGAGAACGGCGCGGCCTACGCGGACGAGATCGGGGCCGACGGCGCGGTGGCCGACCCGGAGCGGATCGACTACATCGGCCGGCACCTCGCCGAGGTCGCCGGCATGATCGGCGAGGGCATCCCGCTCGCGGGGTACTTCGCCTGGTCACTGCTGGACAACTTCGAGTGGGCATGGGGCTATGAGAAGCGGTTCGGCCTGGTCCACGTCGACTACACCACGCAGGTACGCACGCCGAAGGCGAGCGCCTCGTGGTACGCCGACGTGATCCAGGCGAACTCGCTGATCACCGCCGACGGTACCGGGAAGTAG